The Sorangiineae bacterium MSr11367 genome window below encodes:
- a CDS encoding xanthine dehydrogenase family protein molybdopterin-binding subunit, with protein sequence MSESVVGKGIDRLDAILKVTGKAEYPAETGVANVAHAAVVTSTITRGRISALDTRAAERAPGVLAVVSHLNAPKLPGIDKRTTPVDPALQLFQNDKVVYNDQPVALVVADSLERARHAATLVVPRYESASFTVDMNRETPRAYAPPNSRFPLDSQRGDVRAGLAAAKVRIEQSYTTPIEHHNPMEPHAAIVIWQGADHATVYVTTQGIFFVRQRFASLFGIPKENVRVISHYIGGGFGCKGVPWVYAPLAGLAAKVVGRGVKLVVTRQQMFSLVGHRSATLQKVALGADASGKLTAISHDVVSASSRVDEFVEPAAVQTRMLYACPNTSTSHRLVRLDIPTPTFTRAPGEAVGTFALESAMDELAEALQMDPIALRLRNYAETDPEKKLPWSSKSLRECYRRGAEKFGWPARRPPPRSVRDGRWLVGWGMATATYPANQSDASAVARVRADGTALVQAGSQDIGTGTYTIMTQIAADALTLPMDKVRFELGDTTFPETPNSGGSRTASSVGSAVKMAALAVRRKLAEVAVADPKSPLHGLEVEGLDAADGALYAKGNRARRDPFSDIVTRSGAPEIAVQVDNKEKEDRKRYSTHSFGAQFVEVKVDESLGTVRVSRFVGAFAGGKILNAKTARSQFQGGIVWGIGLALHESTHRDERLGRIVTRDLADYHVPVHADIPPIDVIMVNETDPYVNEIGSKGIGEIGITGVGAAIANAVYHATGRRIRDLPITPDKLL encoded by the coding sequence ATGAGTGAATCGGTCGTGGGCAAAGGCATCGACCGCCTCGATGCCATACTCAAGGTGACCGGCAAGGCCGAATACCCTGCCGAAACCGGCGTTGCCAACGTTGCGCATGCGGCGGTCGTCACCAGCACCATCACGCGGGGACGCATTTCCGCCCTCGACACTCGCGCCGCGGAGCGTGCACCCGGCGTGCTCGCAGTGGTGTCGCATTTGAATGCGCCGAAGCTCCCGGGGATCGACAAGAGAACGACCCCCGTCGACCCGGCGCTCCAGCTCTTTCAGAACGACAAAGTCGTTTACAACGATCAACCGGTGGCCCTGGTGGTGGCCGATTCGCTGGAGCGCGCCCGCCACGCCGCCACCTTGGTCGTCCCCCGGTACGAGAGCGCCTCGTTCACCGTGGACATGAACAGGGAAACGCCGCGCGCTTACGCACCGCCGAATTCGCGATTCCCATTGGACTCGCAGCGCGGGGACGTGCGCGCGGGTCTTGCGGCCGCCAAGGTGCGCATCGAGCAGAGCTACACCACGCCCATCGAGCATCACAATCCTATGGAGCCTCACGCGGCCATCGTCATTTGGCAGGGCGCGGACCACGCCACGGTGTACGTGACCACGCAGGGCATCTTCTTCGTTCGTCAGCGGTTTGCCTCCCTATTTGGCATTCCCAAAGAGAATGTGCGCGTCATATCGCATTACATTGGCGGCGGTTTCGGCTGCAAAGGCGTACCCTGGGTGTACGCGCCGCTGGCCGGTCTGGCCGCCAAGGTGGTCGGCCGCGGCGTGAAGCTCGTAGTGACGCGGCAACAAATGTTTTCCCTGGTGGGACACCGTTCAGCCACGTTGCAAAAGGTCGCGCTTGGGGCCGACGCGAGCGGCAAGCTGACCGCGATTTCGCACGACGTCGTTTCGGCGAGCTCGCGGGTCGACGAATTCGTGGAGCCGGCGGCGGTGCAGACGCGCATGCTCTACGCCTGCCCCAACACGAGCACCAGCCACCGGCTCGTCCGCCTCGACATTCCGACGCCCACCTTCACGCGCGCGCCGGGGGAGGCCGTGGGCACGTTTGCGCTGGAATCCGCGATGGACGAACTCGCCGAGGCGCTCCAAATGGATCCCATCGCACTTCGATTGCGCAATTATGCGGAGACCGATCCGGAGAAGAAGTTGCCGTGGTCGAGCAAATCGCTGCGCGAATGCTACCGGCGCGGCGCCGAAAAATTCGGCTGGCCCGCGCGCCGCCCGCCACCGCGCAGCGTGCGAGATGGTCGGTGGTTGGTCGGCTGGGGCATGGCCACGGCAACGTATCCGGCGAACCAGAGCGATGCCTCCGCGGTGGCCCGGGTGAGGGCCGATGGTACGGCCCTCGTGCAAGCCGGCTCGCAAGACATCGGTACCGGGACGTACACGATCATGACGCAGATTGCGGCCGACGCGCTCACCCTGCCCATGGACAAGGTGCGTTTCGAGCTGGGCGATACGACGTTTCCCGAGACGCCGAACTCGGGTGGCTCGCGCACGGCCTCCAGCGTCGGATCCGCGGTGAAAATGGCCGCGCTCGCCGTGCGAAGGAAGCTCGCCGAAGTCGCGGTGGCCGATCCGAAGTCCCCGCTCCACGGCCTCGAGGTCGAAGGGTTGGACGCCGCCGACGGTGCGCTGTACGCGAAGGGCAACCGCGCGCGAAGGGATCCGTTTTCCGACATCGTGACCCGCAGCGGTGCCCCGGAAATCGCCGTGCAGGTGGACAACAAGGAAAAGGAAGACCGCAAACGCTACTCGACCCATTCGTTCGGCGCGCAGTTCGTCGAGGTCAAGGTGGACGAGTCCCTGGGCACCGTCCGGGTGAGCCGCTTCGTGGGTGCGTTCGCCGGGGGAAAAATCCTCAATGCAAAAACGGCCCGGAGCCAATTCCAGGGAGGCATCGTCTGGGGCATCGGGCTTGCGCTCCACGAGAGCACCCACCGCGACGAGCGACTGGGGCGCATCGTCACCCGCGATTTGGCCGACTACCACGTCCCGGTGCACGCCGACATCCCGCCCATCGACGTCATCATGGTCAACGAAACCGACCCCTACGTGAACGAGATCGGCTCCAAGGGCATCGGTGAGATCGGCATCACCGGCGTCGGCGCCGCCATCGCCAACGCCGTCTACCACGCTACCGGCCGCCGCATCCGCGACCTCCCGATCACGCCTGACAAGCTATTGTGA
- a CDS encoding (2Fe-2S)-binding protein, with the protein MDVTLNVNGEARHLRIEPRVSLLDALRERCGLTGTKKGCDHGQCGACTVLIDGRRVHACLTLAVMARGKITTIEGLARGEQLHPMQAAFVECDGLQCGYCTPGQIMSAIGLLGEGHAKSDDEVREEMSGNICRCGAYSNIVSAIQLARGRSA; encoded by the coding sequence TTGGACGTGACCTTGAACGTCAACGGCGAAGCGCGTCACTTGCGCATCGAGCCACGGGTCTCGCTGCTCGACGCGTTGCGCGAGCGGTGCGGGCTCACGGGGACGAAAAAGGGATGCGACCACGGGCAGTGCGGTGCGTGCACGGTCCTCATCGACGGCCGCCGTGTGCACGCGTGCTTGACCCTCGCCGTGATGGCGCGCGGCAAGATCACCACCATCGAGGGACTCGCGCGCGGTGAGCAACTCCACCCGATGCAGGCGGCGTTCGTCGAGTGCGATGGCCTGCAGTGCGGCTACTGCACGCCGGGCCAAATCATGAGCGCCATCGGCCTTCTCGGCGAGGGGCACGCCAAATCCGACGACGAAGTGCGCGAGGAAATGAGCGGCAATATCTGTCGTTGTGGTGCGTATTCCAACATCGTTTCCGCGATTCAACTCGCGCGCGGGAGGTCCGCATGA
- a CDS encoding xanthine dehydrogenase family protein subunit M, with protein sequence MIPFGYTRPADEAAALHAGATSGVAFIAGGTGMVDLMRLGVETPATLVDLNALPWTKIEKTAEGSLSIGALVKNSDLAWHPEVRSRYPVLAEALLAGASPQLRNMATVGGNLLQRTRCAYFRDIGVSACNKRTPGSGCAALNGDFVRMHAILGGSEHCIALHPSDMCVALVALDAVVHVRGPRGDRAVPVGEFHVVPGAHPEVESVLSRGELVTGITLPPAPFGARSAYVKVRDRASYAFALASAAASLHLDNGFVRDVRVALGGVATKPWRSQEAEQSLRGQRPSHALFERAAAAALKDARTRPGNEFKVPLAQRVLVRALERAGGIA encoded by the coding sequence ATGATTCCCTTCGGCTACACGCGTCCGGCCGACGAGGCGGCCGCCCTCCACGCCGGAGCGACATCGGGGGTGGCCTTCATCGCCGGCGGCACCGGCATGGTCGATCTCATGCGCCTCGGCGTGGAAACGCCGGCGACCCTGGTCGATCTCAATGCGCTGCCCTGGACGAAGATCGAGAAGACGGCCGAAGGAAGCCTGTCCATCGGGGCGCTGGTCAAAAATAGCGATTTGGCCTGGCACCCGGAGGTGCGTTCCCGCTATCCGGTTTTGGCCGAAGCCCTTTTGGCCGGCGCATCTCCGCAGTTGCGCAACATGGCCACTGTGGGGGGCAACCTTCTGCAGCGAACGCGCTGCGCCTACTTTCGCGATATCGGTGTTTCGGCTTGCAACAAGCGCACACCCGGCTCGGGCTGCGCCGCCCTGAACGGCGATTTCGTGCGCATGCACGCCATCCTCGGCGGCAGTGAGCATTGCATCGCGCTGCACCCTTCGGACATGTGCGTGGCCCTGGTCGCGCTCGATGCGGTGGTGCACGTGCGCGGGCCCCGGGGCGATCGCGCGGTGCCGGTGGGCGAGTTCCACGTCGTGCCGGGCGCGCATCCGGAGGTGGAGAGCGTCCTTTCCCGCGGTGAATTGGTGACCGGCATCACCTTGCCGCCGGCCCCCTTCGGCGCGCGCTCGGCGTACGTCAAAGTGCGGGATCGCGCATCGTACGCCTTTGCATTGGCCTCCGCGGCGGCGTCGCTTCATCTGGACAATGGCTTCGTTCGGGACGTGCGCGTGGCGCTGGGCGGAGTGGCCACCAAGCCATGGCGAAGCCAAGAAGCGGAGCAATCGTTGCGCGGGCAACGGCCTTCGCATGCGCTCTTCGAGCGCGCGGCCGCCGCAGCCTTGAAGGATGCGCGCACGCGGCCGGGCAACGAGTTCAAGGTGCCCCTCGCCCAACGGGTCCTCGTACGTGCGCTGGAGCGTGCAGGAGGTATCGCATGA